A genomic segment from Desulfonatronum lacustre DSM 10312 encodes:
- a CDS encoding ribbon-helix-helix domain-containing protein, with translation MCQLFINANSDLWKSQTKSLRIDGVSTSIRIENFFWSTLEEIATRDRMTVNQLITRLYFESIDADHDLGNFTSFLRVCCARYHALMAAGELSPALSEELSSVASAEILERESARWIERGKLVQAASPRSRMH, from the coding sequence ATGTGCCAACTGTTCATCAATGCCAACAGCGATCTTTGGAAAAGCCAAACCAAGTCTCTGCGGATCGACGGCGTTTCCACCAGTATCCGCATTGAAAACTTCTTCTGGTCAACCCTGGAAGAGATCGCCACCCGCGATCGGATGACGGTGAATCAGCTGATCACCAGACTCTACTTCGAGTCGATCGACGCCGACCACGACCTCGGCAATTTCACGTCTTTTCTGCGCGTTTGCTGTGCCCGGTATCACGCATTGATGGCCGCGGGCGAATTATCCCCCGCCTTGAGTGAGGAACTCAGCAGCGTTGCTTCCGCCGAAATCCTGGAGCGGGAGAGCGCCCGATGGATCGAGCGGGGCAAGCTGGTGCAAGCAGCTTCGCCGAGGAGTCGGATGCACTGA